GCAACGAAAGGGCACCTTGCTCGTCACCGGGCACTTCGGCAACTGGGAGCGGGCCGCGGCGTGGCTTTCGTACAGCGGCTACCCTCTGAACGTCATCATCCGCGACGCCAACCAGCAAGGTGTGAACCAAGTGGTGAATTCCCTTCGTACGATGGCGGGCACCAAAGTGATCCCGCGCGGCAATGCGGTCAGGCCGATGCTGGAGTGCCTCAAAGCCAACGAAATCCTCGGCATTCTTGCCGATCAGAACGCCGAGGACGCTTTTCTGCCCTTCTTCGGACGGCCGGCGGGGACGAACCTAGGGATCGGCGTCGTCCAAGGGCGCACGCAGTCGGTCGTGCAGACGTTTACCTGCGTCCGGACGGGGCCGAACCGTTATCGGTTGGAGTTCGGGGACTGGCTGGAACCGGAGCCGGGGTTCGAGGTCAAAGGCGAAGGGCTGCTGCGGGCCTACAACGCGTGGCTAGAAGGGGAGATCCGGAAGGTTCCGGAGCAGTGGCTGTGGTTCCACGACCGGTGGAGGGGGGCGCGTGAGGCCGGACTGCTATGAAGGTCTTGATCGTCCGGTTCGCGGCCATCGGCGATTGCGTCATGACGACGTGGCCCGTCACGGCCCTTCGTGAGCACTTGCCGGAAGCCCATATCGTCTGGGCCGTGCAAGACCGCTGTGCGCCGGTCGTCGATACAGACCGGTTGGTATCGTCCCTCCACGTGGTGCCGAGGGACGCTTGGAAGCGGAGACGGTGGAGTCCGGCCGTGTGGAGGGAGCAAGTCCTTTCTTATACGGCCCTCAGGCGGTCGGGGATCGATGTCGGATTCGACTTTCAAGGTCACTCGAAGACCGCACTCATGCTAAGGCTTTCCGGGGCCAAGGAGCGGTTCGCATCCCGGGCCACGGACGCACTCGCGGCCCGGTTGAACCCGCCGGTCCCGTGCGAAGGCGAGCACGAGGTCGAGAGGGGCCTGTCGCTCGTGCGCCACCGATTCGCCGTCATGGCACCGTTGCGGACCGTCATGCCAGAAGTCGCGACGTTGCTGAAGCGCGGTTACGTCAGCCTTCAGACCGGGACAGGCGAGCCGGACAAGTCCTATCCAGCGGAAAAGTGGCGCGACGTGGCCCACCGTTTGGTCAGTGCAGGACTGAGGGTCGTCACGACGGGCTCAGGATCCGACCCAAGGCTCGACGTCACCGGCGTCGAAGAGACGGTCGGGACGCTCGGCCTGCGCGAGACCCTGGCAGTCGTGGCCGGGTCTGACGTCCATCTCGCGGGCGATACCGGGACCGGCCATGCCGCAGCAGCCTATGGCGTACCTGTCGTCAGCCTCTTCGGCCGGACGGATCCGGCCAGGTTCCGACCATGGACGCCGAAGGGCGACGTGCTCCGGCCGTCCCGGTCCGTGACCGATATCGCCCCGGACGACGTCGTCGAAGCTTGTCTCAGACTCCGCAAGGAAGGCGGTGCCGTTGCGCGTCCTTGTTAGCCGATTGTCCGCGATGGGAGACGTGGTGTGCTCGTTGCCCGTGGCGTCGGCCGTACGCGCGGCGATCCCGGACGCCGAGGTCGTCTGGATCGTCGACAAGCGGTTCAAAGGCATCGTCGAGTGCTGTACGGCGGTGTCGTCCGTCGTTGAACGTCCCAGCGATCCCAGGGCCGTCCGGAACATGGGGAGGTTCGACGTCGCCTTCGACCTGCAAGGGCTCCTGAAATCGGCCCTTCTGACCGGATTGGCCGATGCCTCTCGAAAGCTCGGCTATCACTGGCAGAGGGAAGGCGCGCAACTGTTCTCAAGCGCCGTCCTCCCCGATCCCTCGTCCCACCATGTGGTCGATCAGTACGTCGACGTGGCGCGCGCTGCGGGATTCGATGCCGACCGAGCGGTGTTCTCGCTGGAGCCGAAAGAGGAAGACGTCACGACCGTCAAAGGTCGATTGGAGGAGCGGGGGATGGACGGACGGGCATTCGTCCTGGTCAACGCCGGAGCGGCTTGGGCGACCAAAAGGTGGGATCCCGAAAAATTCGCGGCCCTGTCCGACGGACTCGCTTCGACAGGCGTGGCCGTCGTCTTCTGTGGGGCGAAGGCGGACGCCTCCACCGTCGCCGAAGTCAGGCGGTTCGGGGCGGCCGGCTCGTTGGACATGACCGGCGCGACCAACGTCCGTGAACTGGTCGCACTGGTCTCCCTCGCGGCCGTCCACGTCGGCGGGGACACGGGTACGACCCACATCGCTGCTGCTTTGGGACGCCCGGCCGTCGGACTGTATACTCTGACCCGTCCCGAGCGCTCTTGTCCATATGGTCAGATCGACGGGTGCTACGGCCCGGACGCGACCGTCAAGCAAGTCCTCGCAGCCGTGACGTCCAGGTTGACGACATGAACACCGTCCTTCCCGAGTCCCTTCGCGCCGCCAGGCAAGGCAAAACGCTCGTCTTTACGAACGGGGTGTTCGACGTCCTGCACGCAGGGCACGTCGACTATCTCGAGAAGGCTCGGGCGCTCGGCGACTTGCTCGTCGTGGGGCTGAACACGGACGCCAGTGTCCGACGGCTCGGTAAGGGGCCAGGACGACCCGTCAACCCGTTGGAGGACCGGGCCCGGGTCGTGGGCGCCTTAAGATGCGTGGACGCGGTGCTGAGCTTCGACGAAGACGATCCTTGTGCCTTGATCGAGAAGCTTCGGCCGGACGTTCATGTCAAAGGAGGCGATTATCGGCCCGAAGACATGCCCGAGACGGCCGTTGTCGAAGGATACGGCGGACGTGTGGTGATCCTCGACCTCTTGCCAGGACGGTCGACGACCGCCCTGCTCACGAAGCTTTCGGACTCCCGCCGGTCTGAGGACTGAAGGCCGGGGACGAGAACAATCCGCCTTTCCCCAAGACTGTGGCTTGCTTGGCTTGAAAGTCGACAAGGTTCAAGGTCCGTTCTGTCGGTGAGACCTGGTCGGTAAAGGCGATGTAGCGTCCGTCCGGGCTCCATGCCAGATCTTCGACGTGACCTTCAGCGACCATTTGCGGACCTTCAAACGGCGTGCCTGCTTTGAGAGGCACCACCATGACGCCCTGGCCCTGGATCCCCCGCTCGCCGCTCGTGTCGCCGATGACGAACGCGACGACCGAACCGTCTGGTGAAAGCCGCGGCGATCCGATCGTCATCGATCCCTTCTTACTGGTGATGAGCGGCTTGTCCGGTTTGCCCAGGAAGAACTTGGGGCCTTGCGTCTGGCAGATGAGAACAGGCTGGCTGCCGTTCGCCGGAACCAGCATGAGCCCGCTGTCATAGGGAGGTACGGCCCGTCCGTCCTTGAGATATTCCTCTGGGACGTTTTCAGGATCGACGAACTGGAAGTGGCGGATCGCGATCAGGGCGTCCCCGGCCGCGTCGGTGTCGAACTCGATGCGCCGCGCCGCGACGAACGGGAGCGGGCGCCCCTTATTGATCTCTTGGGTCAGCGGGTTCTGGACGAAAACGTCGTCGCCTTCACGGTCCATGACCGTGTAGACCGAAAGCCGACCTGGGCCCCATCGCGCTGTCTTGAACCCCTTTCCGATCTTGTCGTACACGGCGTCGAGTTGGCCCGTGCTACCGCCCCCTTCGTCCGACTCGACAGCGGTCTTGCCCTTCGGTACAGGGAGCAGTTGCTCCGTCGCCCCTGTCTTCTGGTCGTACTTGAAGACGAAGCCGCCCGACGTGAACAGCCCGGAGTCCGCTTGTTTGGGATCGTCGGTGAGGCCGAACCAAAGATTCGACTTGGCACGTTTCAAGTTGGAGCGGGCCGCGACCTTCCCGCGGACCGGATCCCAACGATAGATGTTGAAGTTGCCGTCCCGGTTGCTCGTGAACAGGAGACGTGAGCCGTCAGGCCTCCAGGCCGGATCCCGGTCGGACGTCCCGCCCACATAACCTGGGACGTCGGTCTTCGTCCCGTCGAACTTAAAGACCACCAGTTTCGTGTTCTGCCCTACCGTCTCAAGCGCAGCGATCATTCCTGCGGTGTCGCTCGCATCTTTGCCATCGACGTCGACCGTGCTCTGCTGGAAGAACAGGAAAAGGGCGAAGATCGAGACTGCGCCGAGAGCTCCGACCAGGAAGCGCAATGTCTTCTTCCGGGTCGCCCCTTTCTCGTCAGGGGTTTCCGGCAACGCGGAAGCGATGGTCGGTGCGACGCTCTTGGCCTCTTCGAGACAGACGGCGAACGCTTGCTCCAAGCGCTCCTTCTTGGCCGGATATCCGGGATCGCTCTGACCCTTGTCTTCCAGCTCGAACAGAAGGCCCCGGTAGGCCCGGCGCACCGTGCGTTCGTCCGATCCGGGTGCGACGCCGAGCGTCTCGAAGGCGGTCTGCTTCTCCATGGTTTTCTTTATGGCCTCAAACAACTTCCGGTCACAAGCCGTGCCCCGTTCGCGAACTCTGCGCCTGAAACCCGCTTCTTCCCTTGCGGCTGGACTTCCAAGAGCTCGAGAGAGCCCCCTTGGAACCCGACCGACAAGCTACCCCGTTCCACCGTCGCGAGGCCTGGGCCAGGATTCAAGTTCGGCCGCAACCGCGCTTGAGATATCCGAAGGTGTCCGGATCCAAGGATCAAAAAGGCACCGGGGAACGGAGTAAAGGCCCTGTACCGGGAGTGTTCATGGCGGACGTCGCCTTCGAAACGCAGTTCGGCTTCCTCCTTGGTCACCTTGGGCGCATACGTGGCCCTCGTGTCGTCCTGCGGCGTCCGGGGATAGTCCCCTGAAACGATGCGGGGCATCCATGTTGCGGCCATCCGCCCGGCCAAGCCGGCGAGCACCTCGAAAAGATGACCAGCGGTGTCTTCAGGCCCGATCGGTACGGTTTCGACCGCGATCGTGTCGCCCGTGTCCATTCCCACGTCCATTTGCATCAAAGTCACGCCCGTCTCCGTCCGACCGTCCAAGATGCACCGCTGGATCGGGGCCGCCCCACGGTATTCGGGTAACACCGAACCGTGGAGGTTGACGGCGCCGTGCTTTGCCGCCTCGAGCAGCGCCCTTGGGAGGATCTGACCGTACGCCGCCACGAGCAGCGCGTCTGCGTCAAGAGCCGCGATCCGTTCGACGAACTCCGGCGCCCGGCACTTTAGCGGTGTTTCGACCGGTAGCCCAAGCTCAAGTGCGGCCCTCTTGACCGGTGAAGGCTTGAGCCCGAGGCCCCTTCCGCTCGGACGGTCGGGCTGAGAGACGACGAGCACGACCGACCCCGCGACGGCGCGCAGGGCAGGCACGGCGAAGTCTGCCGTGCCGAACGCGACGAGCCTCACTCCACCCTCTCGTCGTCCGCGTACGGGTGCATCCAATGAAGGGTCGTGGGGTCGACCTTGTCGATGAAGAGCACGCCGTCCAAGTGGTCGATTTCGTGCTGGACGATCCGCGCCGCCATGCCTTCCATTTCATACGTGGACTCGCGTCCCTTCCGGTCGAGGGCTTGGACGGTCACGCGTTCGGCCCGCACGACGTCACCGTAGAGTCCGGGGATGCTGAGACAGCCTTCTTCTCCGACGACCTCGCCCTCCCGCTCCAGGATGACCGGGTTGACGAGCGCCATCGGCCGGCCTCGAGGGGCGATGACCACGATGCGCTCGAGGATGCCGATCTGAGGCGCGGCGAGCCCGACCCCGTGGGCCTCCCGCATGATGCGCAGCATGTTGTCGATCAACTGCACGTGGCGCTTCGACAGCTTGTCGATGGTCTTGGCCGTCTGGCGCAACACATCGGCCGGGATTTTGATCACCGGGTGGTCCTCGTCGTGCACGAAGAGGTACTGGAACTCGTCTGGGACGACGATCTGCATGTTCTGCCGAAAATTATGGCGGCTCGGCCGAAGGCGGCGATGGTCAGACCGGTTCGGAAGGCAAGAACGTCGCCGCCCGCGGCATTCCGCCCAGATCGTTCCGGACTTCGCCGGTCCTCCATCCTTCGCTTTCGAACACGTCGGTCACGGAGGCGGACATGCCGTCTCCGAGCTCGACGATCAGACGTCCCCATGGCATCAATCGGCCCTTGGCTTCACGCGCGAGGCGACGATAGACGTCGAGGCCGTCCGGACCGGCAAAAAGGGCTCGCTCAGGTTCATGGACGCCGACTTCTGGCGGGAGGACGGCGTTCTCGGCGATGTACGGCGGGTTCGAGACGATCAGCCCGAAAACGACGCCTTCGAAGGCTTCGAACAGGTCCGACCGGGTGACATGGACGGTCGCCCCGAGCCGTTCTGCGTTCTTCCGGGCGAGCCGGACCGCGACGGGATCGATGTCGCAGGCCGCAACCATCCAATTCGGCCGTTCAAGCTTAATCGAGACGGCCAAGCAGCCGGTACCTGTGCCGACGTCGAGCACCTTGCCGCCCAGACCGTCGAGCGCCGCGTCGACGAGGGTCTCCGTCTCTTGCCGCGGGACTAAGACCCCCGGTTCGACCAGGAACGGCCGGCCATAAAACTCGCGCCGACCAAGGATCAACGCGAGAGGCTCGCGCCGGAGCCGTCTGTCGAGAAGTTCCGACGCTTCGTCAGGGACTTCGGCTTCAGGATGGGCGAGCATCCAGCTCCGCTCTTGCCCGCACGCACGGGCCGCAAGGAGCTGGGCGTCGAGGCGCGGTTCAAGGACTCCAGCCGCCCTTAGGCGGTCCGTCGCGACTGCGATCCAAGTGTCCGCCCTCACACGGGGATTGTGCCACGGCCGCCGGGTTCACCGTGAAGGCCCGACGGCCAGCGCCGGTCTGCAGTACGGGTTGACGGCCATCCTCAAGTTGCCTTTGAACGTTCCGAAAGCGTAGCGGTCGGACGAACCCGGCACGCACGCGAGCGAGAACACGTGGTCGAATCCGCTTGTCTCGTTCGAGTCGTACAGCTTAATCCGACGGGCCGTGTTCACGTCCCAGACCTCGATCTCCCGGTCGCCGCCCAGCCCGGCAAACAGCATCGTCCGACCGTCCTGAGCCGTGTCGGCCGCATAGCACTGGCTGATCTGGCTCGCTTTGTAGACCGTTTGCCCGGTGGTGCGGTCGATCCAGGGCATGACGGAAAACGCGATCGCGACGACGGTGCGCGATCCGCGTCCGAAGGCGAGGCAAGGGAAGCACGAATGCATGTCGGTGACGGTGGTGCGCTGGACCTCTAGGGTCTGGACGTCGTGCTCACGGACGTCGCCGGAAAAGTCGAGGCTGACGAAAGCGGTCCCGTCCGGCGAGGTCTTGAGGTCCATGACGGGCCACGTCGTGAGGAACTTCGAAGTCAGGACCGTCCAATCGTCCGTCTTCCATGACCGCAACCACCCGTCCCGGGTCGAGCAGGCCAAGACCGAACCGTCCTTCGACCATGCGACGGCCTGAACGTCTGCAAGAAGGGCAGGCAAGACGGCGACTTGAGACAGGGTCGTCGAGTCGAAGACGCGCACGGTATGGTCGTTCTGATCGAGGCCCTCATGGACGAAGCTGCACGTGGCGAGGAACCGCCCGTCCGGCGAATAACGCACCCCTCCGACCGCTTGCGGAAAGTCGGTCTTGCCCCTCACGAAGGCACCGTCGGAAGCTCTCCAAAGCTTTAAGGACTTGTCTTCTCCGACGGTGGCGAGCGTCCGGCCGTCCGGTGAAAAGTCCATTCCCTGGATCCGGCCGGAGTGGGCGCCCGACACGCTCCAGGCCAGCGGAGGCAACCCCTGTGCGATGGAGGCTGCGGCCATAGCCGCGGCGAGGATCGTCGACAAACTTCTCATGGACAAGTCCGAAACGGGCCGAGGGTCGGCCTTGGTTCCCGTTGCTGCCGTCTCTCTCTCATTGGGCTACAACGGACCCGAGCCAGGAGGCTTCGTCGCTGCCGGTCAGTCGACGGCGTACTGGGCCAGCTTTTTCCGGTATTCCGGCACCACGTCAGCCTCAATGAGCACGCCCCCCTCCTGGAACTCCTCGCTGATCAGTCGGCCGGTCTTCCGGCAGGACTCGACGAGGCTCGACTTGTCGTAGGGTACGAGGGCCTTGACGCGCGTCCAGCGATCGGCGAGTCGCTTGCGGACATGTTCGACCAGTTCCTGGATTCCTGTTCCTTTGAGGGCTGAGACGGCGACAGAATCAGGCCACTGTGCGACGAGCGCCCGAGCCAAAGCGGGGTCTTCCATAGCGTCGATCTTGTTGAAGACCGTCACCATCGGGACACCGTCGGCGCCGATGTCCTCCAAGGTCTCCAGGACGGCGTCGCGTTGAGCCTCCCACTCGTCATGGCTGACGTCGACGATATGGAGCAACAGGTCGGCGTGGCTGACCTCTTCGAGCGTGGCGCGGAACGCGGCGACGAGAGTGGTCGGCAGGTTGCGGATGAACCCGACCGTGTCGGTCAGGAAGAACGATGTCCCGTCGGACGCGTCGACGCGCCGGGTGGTGGGATCGAGCGTGGCGAAGGGCATCGCGTCGGCGAGCAGGTCGGTCCCGCACAGCCGGTTCATGAGAGTGCTCTTCCCTGCGCTGGTGTAGCCGACCAGCGAAACGGTCGGAACGGGGTGGGTCGAGCGGGACTTGCGCTGGAGCGCACGGTGACGCCGGACGTCGTCGATCTCCTCTTTCAGCTTCGCGATCCGGGTGTTGATCATCCGGCGGTCGCTTTCGAGCTGGGTTTCGCCCGGGCCCCGCATGCCGATGCCGCCTCGTTGACGCTCGAACTTCGTGTAGACGCTCATCAGGCGGGGGAGCCTGTACGAGAGTTGTGCGAGTTCGACCTGGAGCTGGCCCTCCCGGGTGCGCGCCCTTCGGGCAAAGATGTCAAGGATCAGCGTCGGCCGGTCGATGACGCGCTTTCCGGTCTTCTCTTCCAGGTTCCGGATCTGGATACCGGACAGTTCCGTGTCGACGACGATGGTGTCCGAGCCCGTCTCGACCGCGGCCGCTTCGACTTCTCCGACCTTGCCCGAGCCGATGTACGTGCCTTTGAACGGGCGGTCCAGACGCTGTCGGATCTCGCCAGCGACCTCGGCCCCGGCCGCCTCGGTGAGCCCACGCAGTTCGCCTTCGACCAGGTCGTCCTCGGAATCGTCAGGATTGACGTAGACGAGGAACAGCTTTTCGGTGGGTTCTTGTGTCTCGTGCGGCCGGGGCATGGACCTCCAGGTCTAGAAGCGGGCGAGGCCCCACTTCAACGAGAGGCTCAGGCCGCTGAAGCCGAGACCTTCGTAGTCGGGGAACAAGTCGTATCGGACGCTGACGTTGAGCCTCTCACCCACGTTGACGCCGAGTTCCGCGTTGCCGTTGAAGCCGATGCGTTTTCCGGACACGCGGTTGTTGACCGCCTTGTTGACCGCATAGTCGATGTACGAAAGGCCGCCACGGACTGCGAGGTAGGGGCGCATCTGCTGGCCCGGCTTAGCGAAGGGGACCGTGTAGCCCATCGTGCCCGCGATCATGAAGACCTTGCTGCCGCTGCGCTCTTTGCTGAAGGCGTTCCAGTCGAATCCAAGGTTCTGCTTCGAGTACGGATCGATGCGCACGCGGCTGACGCCGAAGCTGATCCAAGCGTCGCCCAGGGCGTCCCGAAGGGTGTTGTCGCTCGGATAGAACACGCCGATCGAAGGGCCAAGGAAGGGATCGGCCTGAGCGTCGGCCATCATGGGCGCTCCTGCCGCGAGGAGGACGGCGAGGGTCGAGAGGTATCGTCCGTGACGCATAGGCGCGATAGTACCCGCGCCCCGTCAGCCCTTCGAACCCGAAAGGTCGCGGTAGTACTCCAAGTACGCGTCGGCCATCACCTTCGGATCGAAGCGCTTGACGTTCCTCTCTCCGCGCTCGACTAGGCCCGGAAGGTTGTCCATGTGGGCCAGGATCTCCCCAGCGGCGAGGTCGGGCAAAGTCGGGTCGAAATAGATGACGGATTGGGCGCCGACTTCCGTCATCGGGGCCCGGTTCGAGGCGAACACCGGGCACCCGCAACACTGAGCCTCGATGATCGGCAGCCCGAAGCCTTCCGCCAACGACGGGAAGATCAGCGCGGTCGCGAGGGAATAGAAGGCTTCGACTTCCTTGTCCCCGATGTTCGGCGCCCAATCGACCCAAGCCCCGATCCCCAGACTTTCCTCGAGACGGGCCAACGCCTCCTCGCGGTCGCCGCCCGCCATCACGAGCCGCTGCGGCATGTCGGGCGATAAGCGTCGCATGGCCGCGTAGATCTTCAGCGCGCCGGGCCGGTTCTTGTACGCCTTGTTGCCCCCGATGTGGAAGAAAAACGGGGCTCCGGTCAACTTGAACTTTCGGAGCGTCTCTCGCGCATGGTCGGAAGTCACGCGGTGATACGGCTTGTACGTGCTGTTCCGGATCAGTCTGACGATTCCGGGATAAGCGTGAAGGTGCCGGTCGACGCCCCGGAGCGTCGTCTCGGAGACGCAGGCAAGCGCGGTCGCTTGGCGTACCCCGTTCAGGATCATCTGCTGGTAGCGCTTGCCGGAGGCCCGGACTTCCCAACCCGGAAACTCGCCCATGGCGGCTTCTAAGGCGAGAAAATCGTGGACGGTCACGAGCGTCGGCGCGGCCGTGACGTGGGGCGCGTTCATGCCCATGCCGGACTCGCAAAAGTGGACCACGTCAGCGTGCTTCGATTCCCGCTTCAGCACCCGTGGGAAGAGGACGTACTTCTCGAAATAGCGGAACCACTTCGACTTCTGTCCCTGAGGGTTCTCGGGCCCAGGTCGGACGATTTTGAACTCGCAACGACCCTCGAGTTCGCGTGCCAACGCGCGCTCGAACCCCATGATCGAGAAGAGGATGTCCTCCTTATGGCCCCCGACGAACAGCACCCGCATGCTTAGTCCCTGAAACGCAGACGAAAAGAACCCGCACCCAGCCGGTGCAAGAGCCGAACCGTTGGAATCTTACCTGCGAAACCTAAACTTCAGGGTAGAGGTCGCGCATCAGGAGGCGGACGGAGGCGTTGAGCTCTTTGTCCCTGTTCATGAGGTCGCGGATCTTCCGGTAACCGTGCATCATGGAGGTGTGGTCGCGGTTGCCGAAGAGGGCGCCGATGTGCTTCCACGAGTCGCCTGTGATCTCTCGGGCGATGAAGACGGCGACGTGACGGGCGTGGGCGACCGGCGCTTTACGGGATACGCCTTTGATCTCGTCCACTTTGATCTGATAGTGCCTCGAGACCGAGTCGAGGATCTGTTCGAAACTGGGTTTGGCCGTGCCGACCGTCTGGTAGTACCGCTCGACGATGCTTTGTGCCAGGCCGAGACTGATCTCTTCCGAACTGAGGCTCGC
This genomic window from Armatimonadota bacterium contains:
- a CDS encoding lysophospholipid acyltransferase family protein: MAALKKRLLDSVGGAALVRLQTSLARKSPTKIESIGIRFGRLFWRFGKRRRRTALSNLRLAFPQWTDDRIETTARAVFEHFGLTALDFLAGRTRKLADLEASMEIVGRERLDAAIAQRKGTLLVTGHFGNWERAAAWLSYSGYPLNVIIRDANQQGVNQVVNSLRTMAGTKVIPRGNAVRPMLECLKANEILGILADQNAEDAFLPFFGRPAGTNLGIGVVQGRTQSVVQTFTCVRTGPNRYRLEFGDWLEPEPGFEVKGEGLLRAYNAWLEGEIRKVPEQWLWFHDRWRGAREAGLL
- a CDS encoding glycosyltransferase family 9 protein, which translates into the protein MKVLIVRFAAIGDCVMTTWPVTALREHLPEAHIVWAVQDRCAPVVDTDRLVSSLHVVPRDAWKRRRWSPAVWREQVLSYTALRRSGIDVGFDFQGHSKTALMLRLSGAKERFASRATDALAARLNPPVPCEGEHEVERGLSLVRHRFAVMAPLRTVMPEVATLLKRGYVSLQTGTGEPDKSYPAEKWRDVAHRLVSAGLRVVTTGSGSDPRLDVTGVEETVGTLGLRETLAVVAGSDVHLAGDTGTGHAAAAYGVPVVSLFGRTDPARFRPWTPKGDVLRPSRSVTDIAPDDVVEACLRLRKEGGAVARPC
- a CDS encoding glycosyltransferase family 9 protein, whose translation is MPLRVLVSRLSAMGDVVCSLPVASAVRAAIPDAEVVWIVDKRFKGIVECCTAVSSVVERPSDPRAVRNMGRFDVAFDLQGLLKSALLTGLADASRKLGYHWQREGAQLFSSAVLPDPSSHHVVDQYVDVARAAGFDADRAVFSLEPKEEDVTTVKGRLEERGMDGRAFVLVNAGAAWATKRWDPEKFAALSDGLASTGVAVVFCGAKADASTVAEVRRFGAAGSLDMTGATNVRELVALVSLAAVHVGGDTGTTHIAAALGRPAVGLYTLTRPERSCPYGQIDGCYGPDATVKQVLAAVTSRLTT
- the rfaE2 gene encoding D-glycero-beta-D-manno-heptose 1-phosphate adenylyltransferase, translated to MNTVLPESLRAARQGKTLVFTNGVFDVLHAGHVDYLEKARALGDLLVVGLNTDASVRRLGKGPGRPVNPLEDRARVVGALRCVDAVLSFDEDDPCALIEKLRPDVHVKGGDYRPEDMPETAVVEGYGGRVVILDLLPGRSTTALLTKLSDSRRSED
- a CDS encoding PD40 domain-containing protein → MEKQTAFETLGVAPGSDERTVRRAYRGLLFELEDKGQSDPGYPAKKERLEQAFAVCLEEAKSVAPTIASALPETPDEKGATRKKTLRFLVGALGAVSIFALFLFFQQSTVDVDGKDASDTAGMIAALETVGQNTKLVVFKFDGTKTDVPGYVGGTSDRDPAWRPDGSRLLFTSNRDGNFNIYRWDPVRGKVAARSNLKRAKSNLWFGLTDDPKQADSGLFTSGGFVFKYDQKTGATEQLLPVPKGKTAVESDEGGGSTGQLDAVYDKIGKGFKTARWGPGRLSVYTVMDREGDDVFVQNPLTQEINKGRPLPFVAARRIEFDTDAAGDALIAIRHFQFVDPENVPEEYLKDGRAVPPYDSGLMLVPANGSQPVLICQTQGPKFFLGKPDKPLITSKKGSMTIGSPRLSPDGSVVAFVIGDTSGERGIQGQGVMVVPLKAGTPFEGPQMVAEGHVEDLAWSPDGRYIAFTDQVSPTERTLNLVDFQAKQATVLGKGGLFSSPAFSPQTGGSPKAS
- a CDS encoding methionyl-tRNA formyltransferase, giving the protein MRLVAFGTADFAVPALRAVAGSVVLVVSQPDRPSGRGLGLKPSPVKRAALELGLPVETPLKCRAPEFVERIAALDADALLVAAYGQILPRALLEAAKHGAVNLHGSVLPEYRGAAPIQRCILDGRTETGVTLMQMDVGMDTGDTIAVETVPIGPEDTAGHLFEVLAGLAGRMAATWMPRIVSGDYPRTPQDDTRATYAPKVTKEEAELRFEGDVRHEHSRYRAFTPFPGAFLILGSGHLRISQARLRPNLNPGPGLATVERGSLSVGFQGGSLELLEVQPQGKKRVSGAEFANGARLVTGSCLRP
- the def gene encoding peptide deformylase, which encodes MQIVVPDEFQYLFVHDEDHPVIKIPADVLRQTAKTIDKLSKRHVQLIDNMLRIMREAHGVGLAAPQIGILERIVVIAPRGRPMALVNPVILEREGEVVGEEGCLSIPGLYGDVVRAERVTVQALDRKGRESTYEMEGMAARIVQHEIDHLDGVLFIDKVDPTTLHWMHPYADDERVE
- the prmC gene encoding peptide chain release factor N(5)-glutamine methyltransferase, whose protein sequence is MRADTWIAVATDRLRAAGVLEPRLDAQLLAARACGQERSWMLAHPEAEVPDEASELLDRRLRREPLALILGRREFYGRPFLVEPGVLVPRQETETLVDAALDGLGGKVLDVGTGTGCLAVSIKLERPNWMVAACDIDPVAVRLARKNAERLGATVHVTRSDLFEAFEGVVFGLIVSNPPYIAENAVLPPEVGVHEPERALFAGPDGLDVYRRLAREAKGRLMPWGRLIVELGDGMSASVTDVFESEGWRTGEVRNDLGGMPRAATFLPSEPV
- the hflX gene encoding GTPase HflX, whose amino-acid sequence is MPRPHETQEPTEKLFLVYVNPDDSEDDLVEGELRGLTEAAGAEVAGEIRQRLDRPFKGTYIGSGKVGEVEAAAVETGSDTIVVDTELSGIQIRNLEEKTGKRVIDRPTLILDIFARRARTREGQLQVELAQLSYRLPRLMSVYTKFERQRGGIGMRGPGETQLESDRRMINTRIAKLKEEIDDVRRHRALQRKSRSTHPVPTVSLVGYTSAGKSTLMNRLCGTDLLADAMPFATLDPTTRRVDASDGTSFFLTDTVGFIRNLPTTLVAAFRATLEEVSHADLLLHIVDVSHDEWEAQRDAVLETLEDIGADGVPMVTVFNKIDAMEDPALARALVAQWPDSVAVSALKGTGIQELVEHVRKRLADRWTRVKALVPYDKSSLVESCRKTGRLISEEFQEGGVLIEADVVPEYRKKLAQYAVD
- a CDS encoding outer membrane beta-barrel protein, yielding MRHGRYLSTLAVLLAAGAPMMADAQADPFLGPSIGVFYPSDNTLRDALGDAWISFGVSRVRIDPYSKQNLGFDWNAFSKERSGSKVFMIAGTMGYTVPFAKPGQQMRPYLAVRGGLSYIDYAVNKAVNNRVSGKRIGFNGNAELGVNVGERLNVSVRYDLFPDYEGLGFSGLSLSLKWGLARF
- a CDS encoding glycosyltransferase family 4 protein, with the protein product MRVLFVGGHKEDILFSIMGFERALARELEGRCEFKIVRPGPENPQGQKSKWFRYFEKYVLFPRVLKRESKHADVVHFCESGMGMNAPHVTAAPTLVTVHDFLALEAAMGEFPGWEVRASGKRYQQMILNGVRQATALACVSETTLRGVDRHLHAYPGIVRLIRNSTYKPYHRVTSDHARETLRKFKLTGAPFFFHIGGNKAYKNRPGALKIYAAMRRLSPDMPQRLVMAGGDREEALARLEESLGIGAWVDWAPNIGDKEVEAFYSLATALIFPSLAEGFGLPIIEAQCCGCPVFASNRAPMTEVGAQSVIYFDPTLPDLAAGEILAHMDNLPGLVERGERNVKRFDPKVMADAYLEYYRDLSGSKG